In Gulosibacter molinativorax, a single window of DNA contains:
- a CDS encoding phage portal protein family protein — protein MVEIGYQSGSGVSGWGALAAETHETNPDLQWPNSIDVFDRMRREDTQVKSVLRAVTLPIMRTEWVIDGTGCRPEVVEHVARDLGLKVKGEAFQAPVRSKGRFSFQEFLRLALLELVYGHSFFEQVYDQSDGETHLRKLAWRPPRTIADIETATDGGLVALKQAGANGKDDVVIPVDRLVVFTNEREGANWLGESLLRSAYKMWVLKDRVLRIQALTAERNGLGMPVATSAPPPEDASFDELKAWMDEQIAANLELVKNARAGESAGASIAHGAKFEFVGVSGDLPDTDKPIRYYDEQIARGVLAHFLNLGTETGSWALGSTFANFFTDSLNAVAQHIAEVTNQHVIEDLVDLAFSEDEPAPKLVPAAIGEQQPVTAESIRALVECGAIEVDERLEAWLRERFGAPVKDSATTRVRPAQVRAEGAA, from the coding sequence GACTTGCAGTGGCCGAATTCGATTGATGTGTTTGATCGGATGCGGCGCGAGGATACGCAGGTCAAGTCGGTTCTTCGGGCAGTGACGTTGCCGATTATGCGCACGGAGTGGGTGATTGACGGGACAGGTTGCCGCCCGGAGGTTGTGGAGCATGTTGCTCGCGATCTTGGCCTGAAGGTGAAGGGTGAGGCGTTCCAGGCTCCTGTCCGCTCGAAGGGCCGGTTCTCGTTTCAAGAGTTTCTTCGTCTTGCTCTGCTCGAGCTGGTGTATGGGCACTCGTTTTTCGAGCAGGTGTATGACCAGTCGGATGGCGAGACGCACCTGCGGAAATTGGCTTGGCGTCCGCCGCGGACGATTGCGGATATTGAGACTGCCACTGACGGTGGTCTCGTCGCGCTCAAGCAGGCCGGGGCGAACGGCAAAGACGATGTTGTGATTCCGGTTGACCGGCTTGTGGTGTTCACGAATGAGCGTGAGGGCGCGAACTGGCTCGGTGAATCGCTATTGCGTTCGGCATACAAGATGTGGGTGCTGAAGGATCGCGTCTTGCGAATCCAAGCACTCACGGCGGAACGTAACGGCCTCGGTATGCCGGTGGCCACGTCTGCCCCACCTCCTGAGGATGCGTCGTTTGACGAGCTGAAGGCGTGGATGGATGAGCAAATCGCGGCGAATCTTGAGCTCGTGAAGAACGCTCGAGCAGGTGAGTCTGCTGGGGCGTCGATCGCGCATGGCGCGAAGTTCGAGTTTGTCGGGGTGTCGGGTGATTTGCCTGATACGGATAAGCCGATCCGGTATTACGACGAGCAGATTGCTCGTGGTGTGCTGGCGCACTTCTTGAACCTTGGTACTGAGACGGGATCTTGGGCACTGGGTTCGACGTTCGCGAATTTCTTCACGGACTCGTTGAATGCGGTGGCGCAGCATATTGCTGAGGTCACGAATCAGCATGTGATCGAAGACCTTGTGGACCTTGCTTTCTCGGAGGATGAGCCCGCGCCGAAGCTAGTTCCTGCGGCGATTGGTGAACAACAGCCGGTGACGGCGGAGTCGATCCGCGCGCTCGTGGAATGTGGCGCGATTGAGGTTGATGAGCGGCTCGAGGCGTGGCTGCGTGAACGTTTTGGCGCGCCGGTGAAAGACAGCGCCACAACGAGAGTGAGACCTGCACAAGTGAGAGCCGAGGGGGCTGCATGA